A single region of the Candidatus Nanopelagicales bacterium genome encodes:
- the moaA gene encoding GTP 3',8-cyclase MoaA, translating to MTMSYSSDTSGRELRDTFGRVHRDLRVSLTDRCSLRCTYCMPATGMEWIAGPDQLTTDELLRIVRISVEHGIGTVRLTGGEPLLRPDVVDVVAAITALPNPPEVSLTTNGLRLPGLAAPLADAGLRRVNISLDTMDRERFRTLTLRDRLVDTLAGIAAAKAAGLDPVKINTVLMRGVNDDEAPTMLQWALAEGLQLRFIEQMPLDPQHSWDRSRMVTAAEILDLLTAGGFDLTPEEDRGSAPAERWLVNGGPQAVGIIGSVTRPFCGDCDRVRITSDGQWRSCLFARHETDLRGPLRAGASDATLAELMRLDVAGKAAGHGIDDPGFMQPRRPMSAIGG from the coding sequence ATGACCATGTCGTACTCTTCGGACACCTCCGGGCGGGAGTTGCGTGACACCTTCGGTCGGGTGCACCGTGACCTGCGAGTCTCGTTGACCGACCGGTGTTCGTTGCGCTGCACCTACTGCATGCCGGCCACCGGCATGGAATGGATCGCCGGACCCGATCAGCTGACCACCGATGAACTGCTCCGCATAGTGCGGATCAGTGTCGAGCACGGTATCGGCACCGTCCGACTGACCGGCGGTGAACCACTCCTGCGTCCCGACGTCGTCGATGTCGTGGCTGCCATCACCGCGTTGCCCAACCCCCCTGAGGTCTCGTTGACCACGAATGGGCTTCGGCTCCCCGGCCTGGCGGCGCCCCTGGCGGACGCGGGCCTGCGACGGGTCAACATCAGCCTGGACACCATGGATCGTGAGCGGTTCCGCACCCTCACGCTGCGCGATCGGCTGGTCGACACCCTCGCCGGGATCGCCGCTGCCAAGGCCGCCGGACTCGACCCGGTCAAGATCAACACGGTCCTGATGCGCGGCGTCAACGACGACGAGGCCCCCACCATGCTCCAGTGGGCCTTGGCAGAGGGACTTCAGCTGCGCTTCATCGAACAGATGCCGCTGGACCCCCAGCATTCATGGGATCGCAGCCGCATGGTCACCGCCGCCGAGATCCTCGATCTACTGACGGCCGGTGGCTTCGATCTGACTCCGGAGGAGGACCGCGGCTCGGCTCCTGCCGAGCGCTGGCTGGTCAACGGGGGGCCACAGGCCGTGGGAATCATCGGTTCCGTCACCCGCCCGTTCTGCGGCGACTGTGACCGCGTCCGGATCACGTCGGATGGGCAATGGCGTTCGTGCCTCTTCGCGCGGCATGAGACCGACCTGCGCGGACCGCTGCGGGCAGGGGCGAGCGACGCCACCCTGGCCGAACTCATGCGCTTGGACGTGGCGGGGAAGGCCGCGGGACACGGCATCGACGACCCCGGGTTCATGCAACCGCGGCGCCCCATGTCGGCGATCGGTGGCTGA
- a CDS encoding molybdenum cofactor biosynthesis protein MoaE encodes MTVPAAVITCSDTSSRDPDQDRSGPLVVELLVAAGYDDPTLAVVPDNVGDIGVAVSGAVAAGAQLVVCTGGTGLGPRDVTPEAIVALGARPVPGIGEAFRAASRASVPTADLSRTGAWTLERALVIALPGSPGGVRDGWAVLEPLVDHALDMMSGGGHATPPPAALRERAFSEPLRTVGEWVTADHLDPLVITAEVYRSDAGAVVTFEGRVRDHDHDRTVTALTYEGHRQADEVLRRTVAEAAGHPGVLAATARHRVGNLAIGDLAFFVAVAAAHRDEAFAACSWVVDTAKERLPIWKHQTFADGTSEWVNCP; translated from the coding sequence ATGACTGTGCCCGCCGCCGTCATCACGTGCTCGGACACGTCGAGTCGGGACCCCGACCAGGATCGTTCCGGACCACTCGTGGTCGAGCTGTTGGTGGCGGCCGGATACGACGACCCCACCCTGGCAGTCGTCCCCGACAACGTCGGGGACATCGGTGTGGCCGTGTCGGGTGCCGTGGCAGCGGGAGCCCAGCTCGTGGTCTGCACCGGCGGGACCGGTCTGGGACCACGGGACGTCACACCTGAGGCGATCGTCGCTCTGGGCGCGCGCCCTGTGCCCGGCATCGGGGAGGCGTTCCGGGCAGCGTCGCGGGCGTCCGTCCCCACGGCTGACCTGTCCCGTACCGGTGCCTGGACGCTGGAACGGGCGTTGGTGATCGCCCTACCCGGCAGCCCCGGCGGTGTGCGCGACGGGTGGGCCGTCCTCGAGCCGCTGGTCGACCACGCCCTCGACATGATGTCGGGCGGGGGCCACGCCACCCCCCCTCCCGCGGCGTTGCGAGAACGAGCCTTCTCCGAGCCGCTGCGGACCGTCGGCGAATGGGTCACCGCCGATCACCTCGACCCCCTGGTCATCACCGCTGAGGTGTACCGGTCCGATGCCGGTGCCGTGGTCACGTTCGAGGGCCGGGTGCGCGACCACGACCATGACCGCACGGTCACCGCCCTGACCTACGAGGGGCACCGCCAGGCCGATGAGGTGTTGCGTCGCACAGTTGCGGAGGCCGCCGGCCACCCCGGGGTCCTGGCTGCGACCGCGCGACACCGGGTGGGGAATCTCGCCATCGGTGATCTCGCCTTCTTCGTCGCGGTGGCGGCAGCCCACCGCGACGAAGCGTTTGCCGCCTGTTCGTGGGTGGTTGACACTGCCAAAGAGAGGCTGCCGATCTGGAAACACCAGACCTTCGCCGACGGCACCAGTGAGTGGGTGAACTGTCCATGA
- the moaC gene encoding cyclic pyranopterin monophosphate synthase MoaC, translated as MSGLSHVNDRGEARMVDVAEREVTVRTAVATGVVRTQAADAISAGRVAKGDVLATARIAGIMAAKRTPELIPMCHPIAIHGITVDLTVDEMTVRITATVRTADRTGVEMEALTAVSVAALTIVDMTKSLDPAATITDIRVQTKSGGRSGDWTR; from the coding sequence GTGAGCGGACTCAGTCATGTGAACGACCGAGGCGAGGCGCGCATGGTAGACGTCGCCGAACGCGAGGTGACGGTGCGCACGGCGGTGGCGACCGGTGTCGTACGCACGCAGGCGGCGGATGCCATCTCTGCCGGCCGTGTGGCGAAGGGCGATGTGTTGGCCACCGCACGGATCGCGGGGATCATGGCGGCGAAACGTACGCCCGAGTTGATTCCGATGTGCCACCCCATCGCGATTCATGGCATCACGGTGGATCTGACAGTCGACGAGATGACGGTGCGGATCACAGCCACAGTGCGCACTGCCGACCGGACGGGCGTCGAGATGGAGGCGCTGACGGCGGTATCCGTGGCGGCCCTCACCATCGTCGACATGACGAAGTCGCTGGACCCCGCAGCAACCATCACCGACATCCGTGTGCAGACCAAGAGCGGTGGCCGCTCCGGGGACTGGACACGATGA
- a CDS encoding DUF6457 domain-containing protein encodes MGRRAGWARTKRPSRWRARPCWRGSYAVYRADIPAVVVGPDPGVLPRAVTVTREEPHGGGPAAGIVAGLGVVATPVVVVTAVDLPFAGPALERLARLMTTADTDIDAIVPMADGHCQPLCAAYRTEALARAAAALGAPDGRSVRELLAQLSIESPLWSAEELRDVDNPGDLAAARAVATRQAAIMTPTKEDFMQEWVQAVAARLEVPGDVDIDLLLDVAKDAAHKVQRPAAPVTTYLIGLAVAGGMEPQLAADRVKELAGDWPKQD; translated from the coding sequence GTGGGGCGTCGCGCCGGATGGGCGAGGACAAAGCGGCCCTCACGGTGGCGGGCACGACCCTGCTGGCGCGGCTCGTACGCTGTGTACCGCGCCGATATCCCCGCGGTCGTGGTCGGCCCCGATCCGGGCGTGTTGCCGCGAGCCGTGACAGTGACCCGTGAGGAACCCCACGGGGGTGGTCCCGCCGCCGGAATAGTGGCGGGTTTGGGCGTGGTCGCGACCCCTGTCGTGGTCGTCACGGCCGTGGACCTGCCGTTCGCCGGTCCCGCGCTGGAGCGCCTCGCCCGGCTCATGACGACCGCGGACACGGACATCGACGCGATCGTTCCGATGGCCGATGGGCACTGCCAACCGTTGTGCGCTGCGTACCGCACGGAAGCCCTTGCCCGTGCGGCCGCAGCCCTCGGTGCCCCTGACGGCAGATCGGTGCGCGAGTTGCTCGCTCAACTGAGCATCGAATCCCCGCTCTGGTCGGCGGAGGAACTGCGTGATGTCGACAACCCGGGGGACCTTGCCGCCGCGCGCGCCGTTGCCACGCGGCAGGCGGCCATAATGACCCCGACGAAGGAGGACTTCATGCAGGAGTGGGTACAAGCGGTGGCGGCTCGACTCGAGGTACCGGGGGATGTGGACATCGACCTGCTGCTCGATGTCGCCAAGGATGCCGCCCACAAGGTGCAGCGCCCCGCAGCCCCGGTCACCACGTATCTGATCGGGCTGGCGGTCGCCGGCGGAATGGAGCCTCAACTCGCGGCCGACCGGGTCAAGGAACTCGCGGGCGACTGGCCGAAGCAGGACTGA
- a CDS encoding molybdopterin molybdotransferase MoeA, which yields MHEPTWPQAREAASRLARPCGTELISAADAVGRTLAQPVTALCPLPGYATAAMDGWAVAGTGPWTVVGEVLAGTAPPAQLESGTAVVIATGAAVPSGATAVVKREDGATSERVLADLPVVPGSHVRPQAEECRVGEVLLSPGSEMSPAAVGLAAAAGVDSVEVVRPPRVRLLLLGDELLDSGIPAVGQVRDSLGPQIPGWVDRLGGVVTGIVRVPDTVVDLTSALAACDDVELVLTTGGTAAGPVDCLHQSLAALDAELVVDSVAVRPGHPMLLARLGDLPVVGLPGNPQSAVVALMTLGAPLFGGMLGKPEPELGRVLLTEELKAPAHEHRLVAGSRSGTSFTAASHLGSAMLRGLATAEGFAVLPPGGAAIGTEVPWLPLP from the coding sequence ATGCACGAGCCGACCTGGCCGCAGGCCCGCGAGGCCGCCAGTCGTCTTGCCCGACCGTGCGGCACTGAATTGATTTCGGCAGCCGACGCGGTGGGACGCACCCTCGCGCAGCCGGTGACGGCACTGTGCCCGTTGCCCGGATACGCCACGGCCGCGATGGACGGATGGGCAGTCGCCGGCACTGGGCCCTGGACAGTTGTGGGCGAGGTTCTCGCCGGCACTGCTCCTCCTGCCCAACTGGAGTCCGGCACCGCCGTGGTCATCGCCACGGGTGCCGCCGTCCCCTCGGGGGCGACGGCTGTCGTGAAGCGAGAGGATGGGGCCACATCCGAGCGGGTTCTCGCAGACCTTCCGGTGGTGCCGGGCAGCCATGTGCGCCCGCAGGCAGAGGAGTGCCGGGTCGGCGAGGTCTTGCTGTCCCCTGGCAGTGAGATGTCGCCCGCAGCCGTGGGTTTGGCGGCCGCAGCGGGAGTCGACAGCGTGGAGGTTGTCCGCCCCCCGAGGGTGCGGCTGCTGCTGCTCGGAGACGAGTTGCTCGATTCCGGAATCCCGGCGGTCGGCCAAGTGCGCGATTCGCTCGGCCCCCAGATCCCGGGATGGGTGGACCGTCTCGGGGGTGTCGTCACGGGGATCGTCCGCGTGCCGGACACCGTCGTCGATCTCACCAGTGCATTGGCCGCGTGCGACGACGTCGAGCTCGTCCTGACCACGGGAGGTACCGCTGCCGGGCCCGTGGACTGCCTGCACCAGTCCTTGGCGGCGCTCGACGCGGAACTGGTCGTCGACTCCGTGGCGGTGCGCCCGGGCCACCCCATGCTGCTCGCTCGTCTCGGCGACCTGCCGGTGGTCGGGTTGCCGGGGAATCCGCAGAGCGCGGTCGTCGCCTTGATGACGTTGGGCGCCCCGCTGTTCGGTGGGATGTTGGGAAAGCCCGAACCCGAGCTCGGACGGGTCCTCCTGACCGAGGAACTCAAGGCACCTGCGCACGAGCATCGGCTTGTGGCCGGCTCACGGTCGGGGACGAGTTTCACGGCAGCCTCACATCTGGGCTCGGCGATGCTGCGGGGCCTGGCCACTGCAGAGGGGTTCGCGGTCCTGCCCCCGGGTGGGGCGGCCATCGGCACCGAGGTGCCGTGGCTGCCCCTGCCCTGA
- a CDS encoding MFS transporter has translation MAPRHDHKPGQGRSISSMLRPLKEVRVWRFSLYYVIVFGAYVALAAWLPKYYVDVYGLALPQAGLLTALFIFPASLLRPVGGYISDRIGARKVMYATFGTMLVASGILMMPYGYIVLQQPGGEAKQVLPWTVGVVLFTVLVFIIGCAMGIGKAAVYKHIPEYFPHDVGAVGGLVGSLGALGGFFLPPLFAYASAWSGRPAGHVRRALPDHAHRDSVDALDSRCTMLHIGHAPSWRTSSRRKARAPKRGLTPTPECPAAPSDDSGSSPDSPAPTTAQKGIRVMTTQPAAAPVRRGKDWLHELGSRGFRAHGTRVGPGRPCPSPPSR, from the coding sequence ATCGCCCCCCGCCACGACCACAAGCCCGGCCAGGGTCGCTCCATCAGTTCGATGCTGCGCCCGCTCAAGGAGGTCCGCGTCTGGCGCTTCAGCTTGTACTACGTGATCGTGTTCGGCGCCTACGTCGCGCTGGCGGCCTGGCTTCCCAAGTACTACGTCGACGTCTACGGGCTGGCCCTGCCGCAAGCGGGCCTGCTGACAGCGTTGTTCATCTTTCCCGCGTCGCTGCTGCGCCCGGTGGGCGGCTACATCTCCGACCGGATCGGCGCCCGCAAGGTCATGTACGCGACCTTCGGCACGATGCTCGTGGCCAGCGGAATCCTGATGATGCCCTACGGCTACATCGTGTTGCAGCAGCCCGGCGGCGAGGCCAAGCAGGTACTTCCGTGGACCGTCGGCGTAGTGCTGTTCACCGTCCTCGTGTTCATCATCGGCTGCGCCATGGGCATCGGTAAGGCCGCCGTTTACAAGCACATCCCCGAGTACTTCCCGCACGATGTCGGGGCCGTGGGCGGTCTCGTCGGCTCGTTGGGCGCTCTCGGCGGATTCTTCCTACCCCCACTGTTCGCCTACGCCTCCGCCTGGAGCGGGCGCCCCGCAGGCCACGTTCGGCGTGCTCTTCCTGACCACGCTCATCGGGACAGTGTGGATGCACTGGACAGTCGATGCACGATGCTGCATATCGGCCACGCCCCGAGTTGGCGAACAAGTTCGAGAAGGAAGGCGAGAGCGCCGAAGCGTGGGCTGACGCCGACGCCGGAATGCCCGGCAGCACCGTCCGACGATTCTGGGTCGAGTCCGGACAGTCCGGCACCGACCACCGCACAGAAGGGAATCCGGGTCATGACCACTCAACCAGCAGCTGCGCCGGTGCGCAGAGGCAAGGACTGGCTCCACGAGTTGGGATCCCGAGGATTCCGCGCACATGGGACTCGGGTCGGGCCTGGAAGACCCTGTCCGTCACCACCTTCTCGCTGA
- a CDS encoding MFS transporter gives MSSLSWITAVAVLNGAIWRLPAGILADRYGGRIVFTLMLLLTAIPAYLVAHATSYVVLLFYAFLVGFAGNSFSRRASRGSAPGGHAHLQGTALGVFGAGNVGASVTKFIGPALIAAVPAAGLLGGVIPGGWRFVPFLVRRPPDRRWPQPPGSSPPATTTSPARVAPSVRCCARSRRSASGASACTT, from the coding sequence ATGTCCAGCTTGTCCTGGATCACCGCCGTCGCAGTCCTCAACGGGGCGATCTGGCGACTGCCCGCCGGCATCCTGGCCGACCGCTACGGCGGCCGGATCGTCTTCACCCTCATGCTGCTGCTCACCGCGATCCCGGCGTATCTGGTTGCGCACGCCACTTCCTACGTCGTCCTGCTCTTCTATGCCTTCCTCGTGGGGTTCGCGGGCAACTCCTTCTCGCGTCGGGCATCTCGTGGGTCAGCGCCTGGTGGCCACGCGCACCTGCAGGGCACCGCCCTCGGTGTCTTCGGCGCCGGCAACGTCGGTGCTTCCGTCACCAAGTTCATCGGCCCGGCATTGATCGCGGCGGTCCCGGCGGCCGGGCTACTCGGCGGGGTCATCCCCGGCGGCTGGCGGTTCGTTCCCTTCCTCGTACGTCGTCCTCCTGATCGTCGATGGCCGCAGCCGCCTGGTTCATCGCCCCCCGCCACGACCACAAGCCCGGCCAGGGTCGCTCCATCAGTTCGATGCTGCGCCCGCTCAAGGAGGTCCGCGTCTGGCGCTTCAGCTTGTACTACGTGA
- a CDS encoding molybdopterin-dependent oxidoreductase → MTTTDPDIAGDFLVKAGRFLTPGDISGDLRTVTRHGGREGDVFYRDRWSHDKVVRSTHGVNCTGSCSWKVYVKDGIITWETQQTDYPSVGPDSPEYEPRGCPRGAAFSWYTYSPTRVRFPYIRGVLLESYRAAQGASTGIPSMPGRQSSMILETRSTYQRARGKGGLVRASWDEVNEIIAAAHVHTIKKYGPDRVFGFSPIPAMSMASHAAGSRFVSLLGGCDALLLRLVLRPAGGLPAGLRRPDRCAGIR, encoded by the coding sequence ATGACCACCACCGATCCCGATATCGCCGGCGACTTCCTGGTCAAAGCAGGTCGGTTCCTGACTCCTGGCGACATCTCCGGCGACCTGCGCACCGTCACCAGGCACGGGGGCCGCGAGGGAGACGTCTTCTACCGGGACCGGTGGAGTCACGACAAGGTTGTGCGCAGTACCCACGGTGTGAACTGCACGGGTTCCTGCTCTTGGAAGGTGTACGTCAAGGACGGCATCATCACGTGGGAGACCCAGCAGACCGACTACCCCTCGGTGGGTCCGGACAGCCCGGAGTACGAGCCGCGTGGTTGCCCGCGGGGAGCGGCCTTCTCCTGGTACACGTACTCGCCGACCCGCGTGCGGTTCCCCTACATCCGCGGAGTCCTGCTCGAGTCGTACCGTGCCGCGCAAGGCGCGAGCACCGGGATCCCGTCGATGCCTGGGCGGCAGTCGTCGATGATCCTCGAGACCCGATCGACCTACCAGCGAGCCCGCGGCAAGGGTGGCCTGGTGCGGGCGTCGTGGGACGAGGTCAACGAGATCATCGCCGCCGCCCATGTGCACACCATCAAGAAGTACGGACCGGATCGTGTCTTCGGCTTCTCTCCGATCCCGGCTATGTCGATGGCGTCCCATGCGGCGGGCAGCCGGTTCGTATCGCTGCTCGGCGGCTGCGATGCTCTCCTTCTACGACTGGTACTGCGACCTGCCGGTGGCCTCCCCGCAGGTCTTCGGCGACCAGACCGATGTGCCGGAATCCGCTGA
- a CDS encoding nitrate reductase subunit alpha → MLSFYDWYCDLPVASPQVFGDQTDVPESADWWNASYLIMWGANVPQTRTPDAHFMAEARYRGQKVVVVSPDYADNTKFADEWMSPHPGTDGALGMAMGHVILKEFFIERQVPRFVDYVKKYSDLPFLISLREKDGAWVPDKFLTAADLGDSSEGAAFKTVLVDSATGRPHVPNGSLGYRFSESGKGKWNLDLEGIDPALSFYGATGTEHAEVLLPRFDTGQADDEGGSAHSRGVPAARVETTSGQRLVTTVFDLMLAQYGVGRPDLPGDWPTGYDDPSPYTPAWQEEITGVPAAAAERIGREFAQNAEDSGGRSMIILGAGTNHWFHSDVIYRTFLALITLTGCQGVNGGGWAHYVGQEKCRPVTGWANLAFGMDWHRPARQMIGTAFWYVQTDQWRYDGLGADMLATPLGEGRFAGRSMIDTIAQSARSGWMPSFPSLNRNPLDLADEAKAAGIEAPEYIKQKLLSGDVKFAIEDPDAEENWPRVLTVWRANLLGSSSKGNEYFLKHLLGTDSSVRADETPQSQRPQDVTWREEAPVGKLDLLVNLDFRMTSTTLFSDIVLPAATWYEKHDLSSTDMHPYVHAFTPAIDPPWETQSDYDIFQALARRVSDLAPGHLDTRTDVMTIPLLHDTPDELAVPGGVVTDWKSGEVDLIPGRTAPKFISVERDYTAVGAKMGALGPLLESLGTVTKGVAVDTTPEVATIAQTNGVIPDGPAAGRPALVTAQQACEAILALSGTTNGRVAVEGFRNLEARTGQELADLALDNEGKRITFPDTQARPVPVITSPEWSGSEHGGRRYTAFTINVERLKPWHTLTGRQHLFLDHDWMSEIGENLPTFRPPLNMHRIFGDQASGAEKEVTVRYLTPHSKWSIHSEYQDNLFMLSLSRGGPTIWMSPQDADTSRGQGQRLDRGLQPQRGRCCPRDRVPSDARRHRVHVPRQGPRGGCADRRDYRVGAAESTTRSPV, encoded by the coding sequence ATGCTCTCCTTCTACGACTGGTACTGCGACCTGCCGGTGGCCTCCCCGCAGGTCTTCGGCGACCAGACCGATGTGCCGGAATCCGCTGACTGGTGGAACGCCTCGTACCTGATCATGTGGGGCGCCAACGTTCCCCAGACCCGAACCCCTGACGCGCACTTCATGGCCGAGGCGCGCTATCGCGGTCAGAAGGTCGTCGTCGTGTCCCCCGACTACGCGGACAACACCAAGTTCGCGGACGAGTGGATGTCCCCGCATCCGGGAACCGACGGGGCGCTGGGCATGGCGATGGGGCACGTGATCCTCAAGGAGTTCTTCATAGAGCGACAGGTCCCGCGGTTCGTCGACTACGTGAAGAAGTACAGCGATCTGCCGTTCCTCATCTCATTGCGAGAGAAGGACGGAGCCTGGGTGCCGGACAAGTTCCTCACCGCCGCCGACCTTGGTGACTCGAGCGAGGGCGCGGCTTTCAAGACCGTGCTGGTCGACTCCGCCACAGGGCGTCCCCATGTGCCCAATGGTTCACTCGGATACCGGTTCTCGGAGTCCGGCAAGGGCAAGTGGAACCTGGACCTCGAGGGCATCGACCCCGCCCTTTCCTTCTACGGGGCCACCGGAACGGAGCACGCCGAGGTGCTGTTGCCTCGGTTCGACACCGGGCAGGCGGACGACGAGGGCGGTTCGGCGCACTCGCGCGGCGTCCCCGCCGCTCGGGTCGAGACCACTTCGGGGCAACGTCTGGTCACCACCGTCTTCGACCTGATGCTCGCGCAGTACGGCGTGGGTCGTCCCGACCTCCCGGGAGATTGGCCGACCGGCTACGACGATCCCAGCCCCTATACGCCCGCCTGGCAGGAGGAGATCACCGGAGTCCCCGCTGCCGCCGCCGAGCGAATCGGTCGCGAGTTCGCACAGAATGCCGAGGACTCGGGCGGTCGCTCGATGATCATCCTTGGCGCGGGCACCAACCACTGGTTCCACTCGGACGTCATCTACCGGACCTTCCTGGCACTGATCACGCTGACCGGTTGCCAGGGCGTGAACGGTGGTGGCTGGGCCCACTACGTCGGACAGGAGAAGTGCCGCCCCGTGACGGGCTGGGCAAACCTGGCTTTCGGGATGGATTGGCACCGGCCGGCGCGCCAGATGATCGGCACCGCGTTCTGGTACGTCCAGACCGATCAGTGGCGTTACGACGGCCTCGGCGCCGATATGTTGGCGACACCGCTGGGCGAGGGTCGGTTCGCTGGTCGCAGCATGATCGACACCATCGCCCAGTCGGCCCGGTCGGGCTGGATGCCGTCATTCCCCTCGTTGAACCGCAACCCGCTCGATCTGGCCGACGAAGCCAAGGCCGCCGGCATCGAGGCCCCCGAGTACATCAAGCAGAAACTGCTGAGTGGTGACGTGAAGTTCGCCATCGAAGACCCGGATGCCGAAGAGAACTGGCCCCGCGTACTGACGGTGTGGCGCGCCAACCTGCTCGGTTCGTCGAGCAAGGGCAACGAGTACTTCCTGAAGCACCTGTTGGGCACCGACAGTTCCGTCCGGGCCGATGAGACCCCGCAGTCCCAACGGCCGCAGGACGTGACCTGGCGCGAAGAGGCGCCGGTCGGCAAGCTGGATCTGTTGGTCAATCTCGACTTCCGGATGACGAGTACGACCTTGTTCAGCGACATCGTCCTTCCTGCCGCCACCTGGTATGAGAAGCACGACCTATCGAGCACGGACATGCACCCCTACGTGCATGCATTCACTCCGGCGATCGATCCGCCGTGGGAGACACAGAGCGACTACGACATCTTCCAGGCACTTGCCCGGCGGGTGTCCGACCTCGCACCCGGGCACCTGGATACGCGCACGGATGTGATGACGATCCCGCTGCTGCACGACACCCCGGATGAGCTGGCGGTGCCCGGTGGGGTCGTCACCGACTGGAAGTCAGGCGAAGTGGACCTGATCCCCGGTCGGACGGCACCGAAGTTCATCAGTGTCGAGCGTGACTACACCGCCGTCGGCGCCAAGATGGGGGCGCTGGGACCGCTGCTCGAGTCGCTCGGGACCGTCACCAAAGGCGTCGCGGTGGACACGACTCCTGAGGTCGCGACGATCGCGCAGACGAACGGTGTGATCCCGGACGGTCCGGCCGCCGGCCGGCCGGCGCTGGTGACCGCCCAGCAGGCCTGCGAAGCGATCCTGGCCCTGTCAGGGACCACCAACGGACGGGTCGCGGTCGAGGGATTCCGCAACCTCGAGGCCCGCACCGGGCAGGAGTTGGCCGACCTGGCGTTGGACAACGAGGGCAAGCGCATCACTTTCCCGGACACCCAAGCTCGCCCGGTCCCCGTGATCACCAGCCCGGAGTGGTCCGGCAGCGAGCATGGCGGCCGCCGCTACACGGCGTTCACCATCAATGTCGAGCGACTCAAGCCGTGGCACACACTGACCGGGCGCCAGCATCTGTTCCTCGACCACGACTGGATGAGCGAGATCGGTGAGAACCTGCCGACCTTCCGACCGCCGCTGAACATGCACCGAATCTTCGGTGACCAGGCCAGCGGGGCAGAGAAGGAGGTGACCGTACGGTACCTGACCCCACACTCGAAGTGGTCCATCCATTCGGAGTACCAGGACAACCTCTTCATGCTGTCGCTGTCGCGCGGTGGTCCGACGATCTGGATGAGCCCGCAGGACGCGGACACGAGTCGGGGTCAAGGACAACGACTGGATCGAGGCCTACAACCGCAACGGGGTCGTTGTTGCCCGCGCGATCGTGTCCCATCGGATGCCCGCCGGCACCGTGTACATGTACCACGCCAAGGACCGCGTGGTGGATGTGCCGATCGCCGAGACTATCGGGTCGGCGCGGCGGAATCCACAACTCGCTCACCCGTCTGA
- the narJ gene encoding nitrate reductase molybdenum cofactor assembly chaperone encodes MTERSTAVARLAASWLLSYPDSELLGRLDEIHAAVESLPEQTREPLLAFLDHVADTPLMQLQQHYVAVFDMRRRACLYLTYWTDGETRNRGQALVRFKTAYRESGFEMGDDELPDHLAVVLEFAAVGDPLTGDAFLAEHRGPIGLLRDALAKMDSAYVHVLDAVLATLPELTDDIVARMAQLAASGPPVEQVGLEPFPTAPSLIEIGARR; translated from the coding sequence ATGACCGAGCGCAGTACGGCGGTTGCTCGGTTGGCCGCCTCGTGGTTGCTCAGTTACCCGGACAGTGAGTTACTGGGGCGGCTGGACGAGATCCATGCCGCCGTGGAGTCGCTGCCGGAGCAGACGCGCGAGCCCTTGCTGGCCTTCCTGGACCATGTTGCCGACACTCCGCTGATGCAGTTGCAGCAGCACTACGTCGCTGTCTTCGACATGCGCCGCCGGGCCTGCCTCTACCTGACGTACTGGACCGACGGAGAGACCCGGAACCGTGGCCAGGCACTGGTGCGGTTCAAGACGGCCTACCGCGAGTCCGGTTTCGAGATGGGGGATGACGAGCTTCCCGATCACCTCGCAGTCGTGCTCGAGTTCGCAGCTGTCGGGGATCCGTTGACCGGTGACGCCTTTCTGGCCGAGCACCGCGGCCCCATCGGTCTGTTGCGCGACGCGCTGGCCAAGATGGACTCCGCTTATGTGCACGTCCTCGACGCGGTCCTGGCCACGTTGCCGGAACTGACCGACGACATCGTGGCGCGGATGGCACAACTGGCCGCCAGCGGTCCACCCGTCGAACAGGTCGGCCTCGAACCGTTCCCCACCGCACCCAGCCTCATCGAGATCGGAGCACGCCGATGA